A single window of uncultured Methanospirillum sp. DNA harbors:
- a CDS encoding response regulator: MDTTATLPKKILIVEDNRTQAEYLRYILAKEGYDISLASNGVEALTLISQEQPDLILTDVLMPEMDGYTLCTAIKTNPVIADIPVILVTNLYDPIDVIKGLAAGADNFIIKPFDPAGINRRIVSTYLTRRDTDPGNCSLPLDVSFAGESHQIAANRRQVLNILLSTYEIAVKNYSELQETHDQLNYLNEELRNTIQELQKSNIDLIFENSERKKVETALAGANNKLQLMATITRHDLLNQLTSLQGYLELAYSDREVNPENAWTFVRKAMKIVGQTVETVRFTDEYQHIGIKSPVWQDVQELVENSMRHTSLNQIRMENTIPHGIRIFADPLIEKVFANLIHNSVKYGTKNTFIRFSIEKRDNSFSLFCEDDGVGIPSDEKEKIFTFQYGKNTGLGLFLSREILSITGISISEIGTPGVGARFEICCPVEVIMMDSKGIDPSPAENLSSPSL; encoded by the coding sequence ATGGATACGACTGCCACATTACCGAAAAAGATACTGATTGTTGAGGACAACCGGACACAGGCAGAGTATCTCCGGTATATCCTTGCAAAGGAGGGGTATGATATTTCACTGGCATCAAACGGGGTCGAAGCACTCACTCTGATATCGCAGGAACAACCCGATCTGATCCTCACAGACGTTCTTATGCCTGAAATGGACGGGTACACCCTCTGCACTGCAATAAAAACCAACCCTGTGATTGCGGATATCCCGGTCATTCTGGTAACTAACCTCTATGATCCGATCGATGTTATCAAGGGTCTCGCGGCAGGCGCTGATAACTTTATCATCAAACCATTTGATCCAGCCGGGATTAACAGAAGAATTGTAAGTACATATCTGACCAGAAGGGATACTGATCCCGGGAACTGCTCTCTTCCTCTTGATGTCTCCTTTGCTGGTGAGTCACACCAGATTGCAGCAAACCGCAGGCAGGTCCTGAATATTCTCCTCTCAACATATGAGATAGCGGTAAAGAATTACTCCGAACTGCAGGAGACACATGATCAACTGAATTATCTGAATGAGGAACTCCGAAATACTATCCAGGAACTCCAGAAGTCGAATATTGATCTGATCTTCGAGAATTCAGAGCGGAAGAAGGTAGAGACCGCCCTGGCTGGTGCAAATAACAAACTCCAGCTCATGGCAACCATCACCCGCCATGACCTGCTTAACCAGCTGACCTCGCTACAGGGATATCTTGAACTGGCCTATTCTGATCGGGAAGTAAACCCTGAAAATGCCTGGACTTTTGTCAGGAAGGCAATGAAGATCGTCGGCCAGACTGTTGAAACGGTACGGTTTACCGATGAGTACCAACACATAGGAATAAAATCTCCTGTCTGGCAGGATGTTCAGGAACTTGTTGAAAACTCCATGCGCCACACCTCGCTGAATCAGATCAGGATGGAGAACACTATTCCCCATGGCATCAGAATCTTTGCTGATCCGCTTATTGAGAAAGTGTTTGCAAATCTGATACATAACTCGGTGAAGTATGGTACAAAAAACACCTTCATAAGGTTCAGTATTGAAAAACGTGATAACTCGTTCTCCCTCTTTTGCGAGGATGACGGAGTGGGAATTCCTAGCGACGAAAAAGAGAAGATTTTCACATTTCAGTACGGGAAGAACACCGGTCTTGGTCTCTTCCTCTCGCGGGAGATTTTATCCATCACCGGTATCTCCATCTCCGAGATCGGGACCCCCGGAGTAGGGGCGCGGTTTGAGATCTGCTGTCCTGTTGAGGTTATAATGATGGACTCAAAGGGCATTGATCCCTCACCTGCCGAAAACCTCTCGTCCCCCTCTCTGTGA
- a CDS encoding response regulator has translation MISSDEEFHEWLLATFREEADEILTDISQGLISLEKAVIEDQADLIEQVFRKTHSLKGAARAVNLKGIESICQNIENVFSALKKGEIISDSDIFDLLQRSVSVMYALLSPGSSSDLISSEIVCALRAAVTEKKIGEISSTDGIPDQSGQVVFPAKGIEEERLSSDTPALSVSGVSFSSAHDSPVSNPSTLQDHISPGGRSIPGHIQGSDTVRIASHKLDRLIAGSDDLLTTRLYITHRLRELEEMMSIFSLWRWNHSQIEGDLHQIREFTYGVQKSSLPPDILLPLERIIGFIKFDHEFVVNLQHDLSRHIRATEVDRSALEVSTSEISDLIHDAVLLPISTILSPFYKFVRDYSHETGKQVELKIEGGEMEMDRRILEALKPALMHLIHNCIDHGFATPDVRHERGKPDCGLLKVRVTPHSGSKVSIEVIDDGAGIDRAMVRQTAVERGVITSRQEPHLTDEEALWLIFRSGLSTCREVSELSGRGLGLAIVDDVVSRLGGEVRISSEPLKGTAITIVLPVRLATLRGVVISAGGQTYVIPLQQVRQVIRADPTSFRYQGMRLVTRIDGEAVRVVMLTQALGIPDPGPRLTGSAPVSVVTLEYGGRQIACVVDEVIQVQEIVVRPLGNLLMRVKRITGAVILGDGKVAMVLDPIELIQEAFTSGRPVQRRQESTRDGRRILVVEDSVTSRALMKRILEMAGYLVHTASDGVDAVAKLKEYEFDMVVSDVDMPRMSGFTLTEKIRADDRYARLAVVLVTSLDSAEDREHGMAVGADAYLVKSSFEKNSFLTVIGELISGKEHPGTG, from the coding sequence ATGATCAGTTCTGACGAAGAGTTCCATGAGTGGCTGCTTGCTACCTTTCGCGAAGAGGCTGATGAGATCCTCACAGACATTTCCCAGGGTCTCATCAGTCTTGAAAAGGCTGTAATAGAAGATCAGGCTGATCTTATTGAGCAGGTCTTCAGAAAAACCCACAGCCTCAAAGGTGCAGCACGAGCAGTAAACCTCAAAGGAATCGAATCGATCTGTCAGAATATTGAGAATGTATTCTCAGCGCTAAAAAAGGGGGAGATTATATCAGACTCGGATATTTTCGATCTGCTTCAGCGTTCGGTTTCGGTCATGTATGCACTTCTCTCCCCCGGGTCTTCGTCAGATCTGATCTCATCAGAGATCGTATGTGCCCTCCGGGCTGCTGTAACCGAGAAAAAAATCGGAGAGATCTCTTCCACAGATGGCATTCCAGATCAGTCTGGACAGGTTGTCTTCCCTGCAAAAGGAATAGAGGAGGAACGACTATCTTCTGATACCCCTGCTTTATCTGTCTCCGGGGTTTCCTTTTCATCAGCCCATGACTCTCCTGTATCCAACCCCTCTACTTTGCAGGACCATATATCACCGGGTGGGCGCAGTATTCCTGGTCATATTCAGGGCAGTGATACGGTCAGGATCGCTTCACATAAACTGGACCGTCTGATTGCAGGCTCTGATGATCTGCTGACGACTAGATTGTATATTACTCACCGACTGCGGGAACTGGAAGAGATGATGAGTATATTCTCGCTCTGGAGATGGAACCATTCACAGATCGAAGGTGATCTTCACCAGATCCGTGAGTTCACATACGGAGTACAGAAATCATCGCTGCCTCCTGACATCCTTCTCCCTCTTGAGCGTATCATCGGTTTCATAAAATTTGATCATGAGTTCGTCGTCAATCTCCAGCATGACCTATCCCGCCATATCCGTGCGACCGAGGTGGATAGGTCAGCCCTTGAGGTAAGCACAAGCGAGATCTCTGACCTTATTCATGATGCAGTTCTCCTTCCCATTTCAACAATACTGTCTCCATTTTACAAATTTGTCCGCGATTACTCGCATGAGACAGGAAAACAGGTTGAACTGAAGATCGAAGGAGGTGAGATGGAGATGGATCGTCGTATCCTTGAAGCACTGAAACCCGCCCTGATGCATCTGATCCATAACTGCATTGATCACGGGTTTGCTACACCAGATGTCAGGCATGAGAGGGGAAAACCTGATTGCGGTCTCCTCAAGGTGAGGGTCACACCACATTCAGGAAGCAAGGTCAGTATCGAGGTGATTGATGATGGTGCTGGTATAGATCGTGCCATGGTCCGTCAGACAGCGGTTGAGAGAGGGGTCATCACCTCGAGACAGGAACCACATCTGACAGATGAGGAAGCACTCTGGCTTATCTTCAGGTCAGGGCTCTCTACATGTCGTGAAGTCAGTGAACTATCTGGCAGGGGTCTTGGTCTTGCCATTGTGGATGATGTGGTGAGCAGACTCGGGGGAGAAGTGAGAATCTCGTCTGAACCTTTGAAGGGAACAGCGATCACTATCGTCCTGCCTGTCCGTCTCGCCACCCTTAGGGGTGTTGTGATCAGTGCCGGTGGCCAGACCTATGTGATCCCGCTCCAGCAGGTACGGCAGGTCATCAGAGCAGACCCTACTTCATTTCGGTATCAGGGGATGCGGCTGGTTACCAGAATTGATGGAGAGGCTGTACGGGTTGTCATGCTCACCCAGGCGCTTGGGATTCCTGATCCGGGTCCTCGTCTTACCGGTTCTGCCCCGGTTTCTGTTGTTACACTGGAGTATGGTGGCAGACAGATCGCCTGTGTGGTTGATGAGGTTATCCAGGTTCAGGAGATCGTGGTCAGACCGCTCGGCAACCTCCTTATGCGTGTGAAACGGATCACCGGTGCGGTCATACTTGGAGACGGGAAAGTGGCTATGGTCCTTGATCCTATCGAACTGATTCAGGAGGCTTTCACCTCCGGTCGTCCGGTTCAGCGAAGACAGGAGAGTACCCGGGACGGGAGAAGGATTCTCGTCGTCGAGGATTCAGTGACCTCCCGGGCCCTCATGAAACGAATTCTGGAGATGGCCGGGTATCTGGTGCATACCGCGTCTGATGGTGTTGATGCGGTCGCAAAACTTAAGGAGTATGAGTTTGATATGGTCGTATCTGATGTCGATATGCCCCGGATGAGCGGGTTCACTCTCACGGAAAAGATCCGGGCTGATGATCGCTATGCCCGCCTTGCTGTGGTACTTGTCACATCTCTTGACTCTGCAGAGGATCGTGAGCATGGGATGGCGGTGGGTGCAGATGCATATCTGGTAAAGAGCAGTTTTGAGAAGAATTCCTTCCTTACTGTCATCGGTGAACTCATTTCAGGGAAGGAGCACCCTGGTACCGGATAG
- a CDS encoding Cache 3/Cache 2 fusion domain-containing protein, with product MKVGTKILVICLFLAIIPTLLLGVVAYSSSSSVINEQIETLLETQVQDMKGWTNDVYKLTRVKVNSDLNVLKQNFYSKGTPSIVDGNMTLSDRTGNRYVINNNFEIVDKVQELVGGAATVFQVYNDSYAVRISTNVIGTDGERAVGTHLTDNVYDVAVKKGETYYGRRDLFGKNYVTAYEPIKDLNGEVIGVLFAGTEEGQTLDIVKKSINETTVGRHGYMYVVDGSGNVLIHPALAGQNLSDMSYIQEMFGKKEGSIAHNINGTMVFDAYTYYEPLDWYIVSRADLSDFSGPIDTLRNTIFALVTASILLGAIIAFMFGRSISLPLQQVVVMIKELRNGHVSARLNIQRQDEIGIMAATMDEFADDLQTNVVETIKKIATGEYILEFSEPVDESDEIRPALKMMVESLDHLHKETIKLTNVARAGDLSVRGDENAFSGGYRMIIAGFNKTLETITEPVNEAMRLARFYASGDFTARFDETIPVAGEFVAYRDALNTIGIELSRLMKLITEELYEGVSVLSSASSEILTVTTQLSSASYQTAATVNETSDTVEAVRKKTELANQKTKAVSEKALRAIQVSGEGQRSVQEILDGMNHIQRQMDMIGINVIKLSEQSQAIGEIIATVTEISDQSNFLAVNASIEAAKAGEFGKGFAVVAHEIHNLAQQSKQATANIRTILTDIQRGVTSTVVSTERGTKTVADAARLTSDAREAIEVLTRTSADSSQEALEIATSIQDQVAGMDQISLAIEKIRDAAQKNLETTRKAEKTAEDLHELGVRLKKITEQYHV from the coding sequence TTGAAAGTAGGTACTAAGATTCTTGTTATCTGCCTCTTTCTTGCCATAATTCCAACGTTATTACTTGGTGTTGTGGCATATTCCAGTTCAAGCAGCGTTATCAATGAACAGATCGAGACCCTGCTTGAGACACAGGTTCAGGACATGAAAGGGTGGACAAACGATGTCTACAAACTGACCCGCGTCAAGGTGAACAGTGACCTGAATGTTCTGAAGCAGAACTTCTATTCAAAAGGTACTCCCTCCATTGTCGATGGAAATATGACTCTCTCGGATAGGACCGGAAACCGGTACGTGATCAATAATAACTTTGAGATCGTTGACAAGGTGCAGGAACTTGTGGGTGGGGCTGCTACCGTCTTTCAGGTGTATAATGACTCGTACGCAGTCCGCATCTCAACAAATGTCATTGGTACTGACGGGGAGAGAGCAGTTGGAACTCATCTGACCGATAATGTCTATGATGTGGCTGTCAAGAAAGGTGAAACCTATTATGGCAGGCGTGATCTGTTCGGTAAAAACTATGTCACAGCCTATGAGCCGATAAAGGATCTGAACGGCGAGGTTATTGGTGTACTCTTTGCCGGAACTGAAGAGGGTCAGACTCTTGATATCGTCAAGAAAAGTATCAATGAGACGACTGTCGGCAGACACGGGTACATGTATGTTGTCGACGGTTCAGGCAATGTTCTGATACATCCAGCTCTTGCCGGGCAGAATCTTTCTGATATGAGTTATATCCAGGAGATGTTTGGCAAGAAGGAAGGATCCATTGCTCATAACATCAACGGGACGATGGTCTTTGATGCATACACCTACTATGAACCTCTGGACTGGTACATCGTCTCCCGTGCCGATCTTTCTGATTTTTCAGGTCCCATCGATACCCTTCGAAACACCATATTTGCACTTGTAACTGCCTCCATCCTGCTCGGTGCCATCATCGCGTTCATGTTCGGGCGTTCGATCTCATTGCCCCTGCAGCAGGTGGTTGTCATGATCAAGGAACTTCGCAACGGCCATGTCTCAGCCAGGCTTAATATCCAGCGTCAGGATGAGATCGGGATCATGGCTGCCACAATGGATGAGTTTGCTGATGATCTTCAGACCAATGTTGTGGAAACGATCAAGAAGATTGCAACCGGTGAGTACATCTTAGAATTCTCTGAACCGGTTGATGAGAGCGATGAGATCAGACCTGCTCTGAAGATGATGGTTGAGTCCCTTGATCACCTTCACAAAGAGACGATCAAACTCACCAACGTTGCCCGTGCCGGAGATCTCTCGGTACGTGGTGATGAGAATGCGTTCTCAGGCGGGTACCGGATGATCATCGCCGGGTTCAACAAGACTCTTGAGACGATCACCGAACCGGTGAATGAGGCGATGCGCCTTGCCAGGTTCTATGCGTCAGGAGATTTCACAGCCAGGTTTGATGAGACGATCCCGGTGGCCGGTGAGTTTGTTGCGTACCGTGATGCCCTGAACACTATTGGTATCGAACTCTCAAGGCTCATGAAATTGATCACCGAAGAACTGTACGAAGGTGTGTCTGTGCTCTCTTCGGCTTCAAGTGAGATCCTGACCGTTACAACCCAGCTCTCCTCTGCAAGTTATCAGACTGCTGCGACTGTGAATGAGACCTCTGACACTGTGGAGGCTGTCAGAAAGAAGACCGAACTTGCTAACCAGAAGACAAAAGCTGTTTCTGAAAAAGCTCTCCGTGCTATTCAGGTGTCTGGAGAAGGACAACGATCAGTGCAGGAGATCCTTGACGGGATGAATCATATCCAACGGCAGATGGACATGATCGGGATCAATGTCATCAAACTTTCAGAACAGAGCCAGGCTATCGGGGAGATCATAGCCACCGTCACTGAGATCTCTGATCAATCCAACTTCCTTGCTGTGAATGCTTCAATAGAAGCAGCAAAGGCTGGTGAGTTTGGGAAAGGATTTGCTGTGGTTGCACATGAGATCCATAACCTTGCCCAGCAGTCAAAACAGGCGACTGCCAATATCAGAACAATTCTGACCGATATCCAGCGTGGTGTCACGTCAACGGTGGTCTCAACCGAGCGGGGTACAAAAACCGTTGCCGATGCTGCCAGGCTGACAAGTGATGCCAGGGAAGCGATTGAGGTTCTCACTCGTACAAGTGCTGATTCATCACAGGAAGCACTTGAGATTGCAACCTCTATTCAGGACCAGGTGGCCGGGATGGACCAGATATCCCTTGCGATCGAGAAGATCAGGGATGCTGCCCAGAAAAATCTTGAAACCACCAGAAAAGCGGAAAAAACTGCAGAAGATCTGCACGAACTTGGTGTGAGATTAAAGAAGATTACCGAACAGTATCACGTCTGA
- a CDS encoding chemotaxis protein CheW, which translates to MAQILHFVVEGVQGALPLDESMYLVRMAELDPPPSGSSLVAGTLNLHGIRIPVYSLRTLFGLPERYPRLNDSLIIAKTGTFRVALWVDETYVVQESTGDEILAESPVSSAQGVSISKDAILIHDLPLFLESCRTGENAIPSYLSEHLEMLNHQAETGDEPCDFVDSEKIRQQLSERATVLARPEEGPPETSSIEVIKFRLVYRDYAAEMRFVREVVLTREITPVPTAPDHIVGVCPVRGEIIPLVDLRVLLSIPEKGLTDLNQVIVLTDGHITFGILADQITGISLLPVEEIQKAGPEYAPGEPNYIFGVVSSGLMVINAAAILSDPKMIVDQSGESEHPVTAGQRAW; encoded by the coding sequence ATGGCTCAAATACTTCATTTTGTGGTTGAGGGGGTGCAGGGTGCCCTCCCCCTTGATGAGAGCATGTACCTGGTACGGATGGCAGAACTTGATCCGCCGCCTTCTGGTTCGTCGCTGGTGGCAGGCACTCTGAACCTTCATGGTATCAGGATTCCTGTTTATTCACTTCGGACCCTCTTTGGCCTGCCTGAACGTTATCCCCGCCTGAATGACAGCCTGATTATTGCGAAAACGGGAACATTCAGAGTTGCTCTCTGGGTTGATGAAACATATGTGGTTCAGGAGAGTACAGGTGATGAGATCCTGGCTGAATCACCAGTCTCTTCAGCACAAGGAGTATCGATCTCAAAAGATGCCATACTCATTCATGATCTCCCCCTTTTCCTTGAGTCATGCAGGACTGGAGAGAATGCCATCCCCTCATACCTTTCAGAACATCTGGAGATGTTGAATCACCAGGCAGAAACAGGAGATGAACCTTGTGATTTCGTAGATTCTGAAAAGATCAGGCAGCAGCTTTCAGAGCGGGCAACTGTTCTTGCCAGGCCGGAGGAAGGACCGCCTGAAACCTCATCTATCGAGGTTATAAAATTCAGACTTGTTTATCGTGATTACGCTGCAGAGATGCGGTTTGTGAGGGAGGTTGTTCTCACCCGCGAGATAACCCCGGTTCCGACAGCACCTGATCACATCGTTGGTGTCTGCCCGGTTCGGGGAGAGATCATTCCTCTGGTGGATCTCAGGGTTCTTCTCTCTATCCCTGAAAAGGGTTTGACAGATCTGAATCAGGTTATTGTCCTGACAGATGGTCATATCACGTTTGGCATTCTTGCAGATCAGATCACGGGTATCAGTCTTCTTCCTGTTGAGGAAATTCAGAAGGCAGGCCCTGAATATGCACCTGGTGAGCCTAATTATATCTTCGGTGTGGTCAGTTCTGGTCTGATGGTGATCAATGCAGCCGCAATTCTATCAGATCCAAAGATGATCGTGGATCAGAGCGGGGAGTCAGAACATCCGGTGACGGCCGGGCAGCGTGCATGGTGA
- the ilvA gene encoding threonine ammonia-lyase translates to MLTLAAIRDAQVRIKPHILRTPLISSPTFSEMTNTQVSMKLETLQIAGSFKIRGALNAILCAIEKNPDLKGVIAASAGNHAQGVAVAAKIAGVKATIFMPGWASLTKQEATRGYGAKVVITGSTIDECAVEGIRRAGNDHLFVHPFNDSDVIAGQGTIGLEIIEDLPDVDVIIVPVGGGGLISGIACAVKTLRPSCTIIGVQAVHCPSASQALREGGPACVSSKWTLADGIRVNRTGDLAYPVIRDLVNSLIEVDEDQIATAVLALMERKRVIAEGAGAAPLAALISGKCQIRKGSRVAVIISGGNIDTHQFGRTISHGLTLDGRIFRFFVELQDHPGSLADLLTVIGKEGGNILQIHHTTTDPQTPADYARVEIELETRGSIHLRIIRAALEERGYRLFT, encoded by the coding sequence ATGCTGACCCTTGCTGCCATCAGGGATGCACAAGTGAGGATCAAACCCCATATCCTGAGAACCCCGCTCATCAGTAGTCCGACCTTTTCTGAGATGACCAACACACAGGTCAGCATGAAGCTTGAGACTCTCCAGATTGCAGGATCGTTTAAGATCAGGGGGGCCCTGAATGCTATTCTCTGTGCCATAGAGAAGAATCCGGATCTCAAAGGAGTGATAGCAGCTTCAGCAGGAAATCACGCCCAGGGTGTCGCTGTAGCAGCAAAGATAGCCGGAGTTAAGGCAACAATCTTTATGCCCGGATGGGCCTCACTAACCAAACAGGAAGCCACCAGGGGGTATGGTGCAAAAGTTGTCATAACCGGATCAACTATAGATGAATGTGCCGTTGAGGGAATCAGGAGAGCAGGAAACGATCACCTGTTTGTGCACCCATTCAACGATTCAGATGTCATTGCAGGGCAGGGAACAATAGGTCTTGAGATCATCGAGGACCTCCCAGATGTGGATGTGATCATTGTACCGGTAGGAGGAGGTGGACTTATATCAGGTATTGCCTGTGCGGTCAAAACACTCAGACCTTCCTGCACTATCATCGGTGTTCAGGCTGTACACTGTCCGTCGGCATCGCAAGCTCTTCGTGAAGGAGGGCCGGCCTGTGTCTCATCAAAATGGACTCTTGCTGACGGAATCAGGGTGAACAGAACTGGGGATCTGGCATACCCGGTGATCCGGGACCTTGTCAATTCTCTGATCGAGGTAGATGAAGACCAGATCGCAACTGCAGTACTCGCACTCATGGAACGAAAACGGGTGATCGCCGAGGGAGCAGGTGCTGCTCCGCTGGCAGCACTAATCAGTGGAAAATGCCAGATCAGAAAAGGAAGCAGAGTGGCAGTGATAATAAGCGGTGGAAACATCGATACCCATCAGTTTGGGAGAACAATCAGTCATGGTCTCACACTTGACGGGAGAATATTCAGATTTTTTGTAGAATTGCAGGATCATCCGGGTTCTCTTGCTGATCTTCTTACTGTTATTGGAAAAGAAGGAGGCAACATCCTACAGATCCATCACACAACAACAGACCCGCAGACTCCCGCCGATTACGCCAGGGTTGAGATAGAACTGGAAACCCGTGGTTCAATTCATCTCAGGATTATTCGTGCTGCCCTTGAAGAGAGAGGATACCGGCTGTTCACCTGA